A genomic stretch from Microcoleus sp. bin38.metabat.b11b12b14.051 includes:
- a CDS encoding PAS domain S-box protein has protein sequence MEDCDKTKDQLIAELQLLRSEMAALKQAGRSQIETQLPQTTPPVANLTLAPSLNLTDRSETRQYTILLVDDSEVDRATYRRFLSEDGDRTYEIVEFDNGEDALQWCDRQIPDIFLLDYYLPDIDGLDLLEELLQKTGRENLPVIMLTGQANIQIVVDLLKNGAQDYLEKSEITPEVLHRSISYVLRNSQLMKEREWQQQQQQILAKTALAIRDSLKLEDILNTTVTEIRNILLCDRVIIFKFVSDWSGKVVVESVDSAWPTILSTQIDDPCLAESYFEQFKKGFVTAKSDIYTTEIAPCHLELLAGFQVRANLVVPILQGENLWGLLIAHQCTAPREWQPSEIELLRQLSAQASIAIQQANLFEQLETELRERKQAELALQETQEKLQLFIKYAPASIVMFDRDLRYLTASQRWVDEYRLKNIESIIGRSHYELFPNIPDEWKHFHQRGCAGFIEKCDEDVFVHSDGSQQWLRWEIHPWYSSNGDVGGIILFTEDITDRKQAQIALQQINIELEQRVVERTAELTQANDYLLLNLLEKEQTYQLLTEQAQLLDLAHDSIITWDLNSVITFWNQGAEAMYGWTTAEACGQESHILLKTQFPQPLVEIKAELFETGYWEAELIHHTRDDRPITVSSRWVLQKDDAGRPIKILEINNDVTQRKQTELALQKYIREVEDLYNNAPCGYHSLDSEGTMVRINDTELKWLGYTRDEIIHKIKFLDLLGPDGKQVFYDNFPKLKQQGWVENLEFQMFHKDGSSRWFNLNATAIKDAAGNFVMTRSTLFDISDRKQIEREREKAELALRESEEQRRLALDLTHIGFWDLDLLTGKLVWNDNHFTLLGLVPGIEPSYEIWRERLHPEDRARVERQFADALQSRLDYESEYRVVHPDGSVHWLMGRGKTIYQKSGQPVRSLGVILDISDRKRAEETLRKYERIVSNTKDGIALVNRNYIYQIANQVYLSMCNKSESEVVGNSVINIQGDELFNNFCKPLLERCLSGETIQYEKWFDFPNLVRHFLSVTYSPFRDAGENISGYIISVRDLTQLKQAEQMLELQAVITRNMAEGICLVRADNSVIVYANPKFEQMFGYDLDELNGKDVSILNYPSESLNPEDVYQAIRSAVLQGGEFSYEVHNVKKDGTEFWCTATCSVFQHPEYGDVLVAVQQDITDRKLAQAALLQKSRQENLLWTITQAIRQSLELNAILNTAVTEVKQTLQVDRAAIYRFTPDWSGDFVVESVDPQWVKLVGCNIQKGCEDVYLQETQGGRFRNHESFAIADIDEAGLHPCHIQLLQQFQAKAYMAVPIFSGEVLWGLLIIYQNTAPRNWLSWEIELLEQISSQLAIAIQQSQLYTQLEIELQERQQATAVIREAERRWRTLLENVQLIVVGLDASGTVNYINPFFVAITGYTNEEVLGNNWFENFLPSSSKQSTENDFLQILTHNAHPYYRNVILTKSGEERFIAWNNTTLQDADGTVIGSISIGEDITERNKIEQIKDEFIGIVSHELRTPLTAIQMSLGLLKTGIYDKKPEKSRRMIEIALLDTNRLVNLVNDILDLERLESGRAFLDKTLSNAADLMQQAVDGIQAIAAQHQISLIVAPTDAQVWAAADAILQTLTNLLSNAIKFSPADAEIYVSAENQPDCVLFQVRDRGRGIPADKLELVFGRFQQVDASDSREKGGTGLGLPICRSIIEQHGGKIWVESIFGEGSTFFFTLPLPAIE, from the coding sequence ATGGAAGACTGCGACAAAACGAAAGACCAACTGATTGCTGAATTACAGTTGTTGCGCTCAGAAATGGCGGCTCTCAAGCAGGCGGGGCGATCGCAAATCGAAACTCAGCTACCGCAGACAACGCCCCCAGTGGCAAATTTGACCCTCGCTCCCTCTCTCAATTTAACCGATCGCTCTGAAACAAGGCAATACACCATTCTGTTAGTAGACGACTCAGAAGTCGATCGCGCTACCTACCGCCGATTTTTGTCCGAGGATGGCGATCGTACCTACGAGATTGTCGAATTTGATAACGGCGAAGATGCGCTGCAATGGTGCGATCGCCAAATCCCAGATATTTTTCTACTAGATTACTATTTACCCGATATAGACGGGTTAGATTTGTTAGAAGAATTGCTGCAAAAGACAGGGCGAGAGAACCTGCCAGTAATTATGCTCACAGGGCAGGCAAATATCCAAATTGTCGTTGATTTACTCAAAAATGGCGCTCAGGATTATTTAGAAAAAAGCGAAATTACCCCAGAAGTTTTACACCGTTCCATCAGCTATGTCCTGCGAAACAGCCAACTGATGAAAGAACGGGAATGGCAACAACAGCAACAGCAAATCCTGGCTAAAACTGCACTTGCTATCCGCGATTCCCTCAAATTAGAAGATATTCTCAACACAACGGTAACAGAAATTAGAAATATTCTGCTGTGCGATCGCGTAATTATCTTTAAATTTGTCTCAGACTGGAGCGGCAAAGTTGTCGTCGAGTCTGTTGATTCAGCATGGCCGACCATCTTATCCACTCAGATAGACGATCCTTGCCTTGCTGAAAGCTATTTTGAACAATTTAAAAAAGGCTTTGTCACTGCTAAATCAGATATTTATACGACTGAAATTGCTCCCTGCCATTTAGAATTGCTGGCAGGTTTCCAAGTCAGAGCAAATCTAGTAGTGCCGATTCTGCAAGGTGAAAATCTTTGGGGTTTACTGATTGCTCATCAATGCACAGCGCCCCGCGAGTGGCAACCCTCAGAAATAGAATTGCTGCGGCAGTTGTCTGCACAAGCTAGTATTGCCATCCAACAAGCTAATTTATTTGAACAGCTAGAAACCGAACTCAGAGAGCGCAAACAAGCAGAACTAGCCTTACAGGAGACTCAAGAAAAACTGCAATTGTTCATCAAATATGCTCCGGCAAGTATTGTGATGTTCGATCGCGACCTGCGCTACCTAACCGCCAGCCAGCGATGGGTTGATGAATATCGGCTCAAAAACATAGAATCGATAATTGGGCGATCGCACTACGAGCTGTTTCCGAATATTCCCGACGAGTGGAAGCACTTCCACCAGCGAGGTTGTGCAGGTTTCATAGAAAAATGCGATGAAGATGTATTTGTGCATTCTGATGGTTCACAGCAATGGTTGCGGTGGGAAATTCACCCCTGGTACAGCAGCAATGGTGATGTTGGTGGCATCATTCTCTTCACTGAAGATATTACCGATCGCAAACAAGCACAAATTGCCCTCCAACAAATAAATATCGAACTCGAACAACGAGTAGTAGAACGCACAGCAGAACTCACCCAAGCCAACGATTACTTATTACTTAATTTACTAGAAAAAGAACAGACCTATCAACTGCTCACAGAACAAGCACAACTGCTAGATTTAGCCCATGATAGTATTATCACCTGGGATTTAAACTCGGTCATCACCTTTTGGAATCAGGGAGCTGAGGCTATGTATGGCTGGACAACAGCCGAGGCCTGCGGGCAAGAATCGCACATTTTATTAAAAACCCAATTTCCTCAGCCTTTGGTAGAAATTAAAGCAGAACTTTTTGAAACAGGTTACTGGGAAGCAGAACTAATTCATCACACTCGGGACGATCGCCCGATTACTGTATCTAGCCGTTGGGTTCTCCAAAAAGATGATGCGGGTAGACCAATTAAGATCCTAGAAATTAATAATGATGTTACCCAGCGAAAACAAACGGAATTAGCCTTGCAGAAATATATCCGTGAAGTAGAAGACCTCTACAATAATGCTCCCTGCGGCTATCACTCCCTAGACTCAGAAGGAACAATGGTTCGGATTAATGATACAGAACTAAAGTGGTTAGGCTATACCCGCGATGAAATTATCCATAAAATTAAGTTCTTAGATTTGCTCGGCCCGGATGGCAAACAAGTTTTTTACGATAACTTCCCCAAACTAAAACAACAAGGTTGGGTCGAAAATCTGGAGTTTCAGATGTTTCACAAAGACGGCTCCAGCCGTTGGTTCAACCTAAATGCTACCGCCATCAAAGATGCAGCAGGCAACTTTGTGATGACTCGCTCAACTTTGTTTGATATCAGCGATCGCAAGCAAATCGAAAGAGAGCGAGAAAAAGCTGAATTAGCCCTGCGAGAGAGCGAAGAACAACGCCGATTAGCTCTAGATTTAACACACATCGGCTTTTGGGATTTAGATTTACTCACAGGAAAGCTCGTTTGGAATGATAATCACTTCACCTTACTCGGGTTAGTTCCCGGCATCGAACCAAGCTATGAAATCTGGCGCGAGCGATTGCATCCTGAAGACAGAGCTCGGGTTGAAAGACAGTTTGCCGATGCTCTCCAATCTCGCCTCGATTACGAATCAGAATATCGAGTTGTGCATCCCGACGGCTCCGTTCATTGGTTAATGGGGCGCGGCAAAACTATTTACCAAAAATCCGGACAACCCGTGCGATCGCTCGGCGTGATCCTCGATATCAGCGATCGCAAACGTGCAGAAGAAACCCTCCGCAAATACGAGCGCATTGTCTCAAATACAAAAGACGGGATTGCGCTGGTGAATCGCAACTATATTTATCAAATAGCCAACCAAGTTTATCTATCAATGTGCAACAAATCCGAAAGCGAAGTAGTCGGAAATTCTGTTATAAATATTCAGGGTGACGAGTTGTTTAATAATTTTTGTAAGCCTCTGTTAGAACGATGTTTGAGTGGAGAAACTATTCAGTATGAAAAATGGTTTGATTTTCCCAATTTAGTCAGGCATTTTTTGAGTGTTACCTATTCGCCTTTCCGCGATGCAGGGGAGAATATTTCAGGCTATATCATTAGTGTGCGGGATCTCACTCAGCTCAAACAGGCAGAACAAATGCTGGAACTTCAGGCTGTGATTACCCGCAACATGGCGGAGGGCATTTGCTTGGTGAGAGCCGATAATTCAGTCATTGTCTATGCTAATCCTAAATTTGAGCAGATGTTTGGCTATGACTTAGATGAACTCAACGGTAAAGATGTTTCGATTCTCAACTATCCTAGCGAATCGCTAAATCCTGAAGATGTATATCAAGCCATTCGATCTGCCGTTTTACAAGGTGGTGAATTCAGCTATGAAGTCCATAATGTTAAAAAAGATGGTACTGAATTTTGGTGCACTGCAACTTGCTCTGTTTTCCAGCATCCCGAATACGGCGATGTGCTAGTTGCAGTTCAACAAGATATCACCGATCGCAAACTGGCCCAAGCAGCATTACTACAGAAATCCCGCCAGGAAAATTTGCTCTGGACTATTACTCAAGCGATTCGCCAATCTTTAGAGCTCAATGCCATTCTGAATACTGCTGTCACTGAAGTCAAGCAAACATTACAAGTCGATCGCGCTGCTATTTATCGTTTCACTCCCGATTGGAGTGGAGATTTTGTGGTTGAGTCAGTGGATCCACAGTGGGTGAAATTGGTAGGATGTAATATTCAAAAAGGTTGTGAAGATGTCTACCTGCAAGAAACTCAAGGGGGGCGCTTCCGCAATCACGAAAGCTTTGCGATCGCAGATATTGACGAAGCTGGGCTTCATCCCTGTCACATCCAACTCTTACAACAATTTCAAGCCAAAGCATATATGGCCGTCCCGATATTTTCGGGAGAAGTCCTTTGGGGATTGTTAATCATCTACCAAAATACAGCACCTCGTAATTGGCTATCTTGGGAAATCGAATTACTCGAACAGATTAGCAGCCAATTGGCGATCGCCATTCAGCAATCCCAACTCTACACCCAACTTGAGATCGAATTGCAAGAACGCCAGCAAGCCACAGCCGTCATCCGAGAAGCTGAACGTCGTTGGCGAACGCTGTTGGAGAACGTGCAGTTAATTGTTGTGGGACTCGATGCGTCAGGAACTGTCAACTACATCAATCCATTTTTTGTCGCCATCACAGGATATACTAACGAAGAAGTTTTAGGCAATAACTGGTTTGAAAACTTCTTGCCTAGCTCTAGCAAACAATCAACTGAAAATGATTTTCTGCAAATCTTGACTCACAATGCTCATCCCTATTATCGAAATGTCATTTTGACGAAATCCGGCGAGGAACGATTCATTGCTTGGAACAATACAACGCTGCAAGATGCCGATGGAACCGTCATCGGAAGTATCAGCATCGGTGAAGATATCACCGAACGCAACAAAATTGAACAAATTAAAGATGAATTCATTGGCATTGTCAGCCACGAATTGCGTACTCCTTTGACCGCAATTCAAATGTCACTGGGACTATTAAAAACAGGGATTTACGATAAAAAACCCGAAAAGTCCCGGCGCATGATCGAAATTGCCCTACTTGATACCAATCGTTTGGTGAACCTGGTTAATGATATTTTAGATTTGGAACGGCTGGAGTCCGGGCGCGCATTCCTGGATAAAACCCTTTCCAATGCGGCAGATTTGATGCAGCAAGCAGTAGATGGCATTCAGGCGATCGCCGCTCAACACCAGATTTCCTTAATCGTTGCACCCACCGATGCACAAGTCTGGGCCGCAGCAGATGCCATCCTCCAAACCTTGACAAATTTACTGAGTAATGCTATCAAATTCTCCCCTGCCGATGCTGAAATTTACGTGAGTGCCGAAAATCAGCCAGACTGCGTGCTGTTCCAAGTTCGCGATCGCGGGCGGGGCATTCCAGCAGACAAGTTAGAACTGGTTTTTGGGCGATTTCAGCAAGTCGATGCCTCGGATTCCCGCGAAAAAGGAGGCACCGGCTTAGGATTGCCCATCTGTCGCAGTATTATTGAGCAGCACGGTGGAAAAATCTGGGTTGAAAGTATCTTTGGTGAAGGCAGCACATTTTTCTTTACATTGCCGTTACCTGCGATCGAATAA
- a CDS encoding response regulator, giving the protein MTDRLILVVDDQEHLRELVQACLEDLGGWETLVAGSGEECLQIVQTEKPSAILLDVSMPGMDGIAVYDRLQSDPKTRSIPVILLTAKVLPSDRAKFAEMGVTGVIAKPIQPTSLTVEVADILGWDE; this is encoded by the coding sequence ATGACTGACAGATTAATTCTAGTAGTTGACGATCAAGAACACCTCCGAGAACTCGTGCAAGCGTGCTTAGAAGACCTAGGTGGATGGGAAACGCTAGTAGCAGGATCGGGAGAGGAATGTTTGCAAATAGTGCAAACAGAAAAACCATCAGCCATTTTGCTCGATGTATCTATGCCAGGAATGGACGGGATTGCTGTGTACGATCGCCTCCAGTCCGATCCCAAGACGCGATCGATTCCGGTGATTCTGCTGACAGCAAAAGTCTTGCCGAGCGATCGGGCTAAATTCGCCGAAATGGGCGTTACCGGGGTAATTGCCAAACCCATCCAACCCACCAGCCTGACAGTAGAAGTGGCAGATATTTTAGGCTGGGATGAATAG